The DNA segment AAAACAGACAGCAAAGAATGGAAATGTACTGAAGCCTTTGAAGACATGGTTTTTTACATCTTTAACCTACATTGATTAAATGTAGAAATGGCATAGGACTCTACAACAAAACTCTACTGACCAACATTTTGAAGCACTCGATGCTATATGTAGACAAGCAATGCAAAATGGTGATTGACTGTCAAGACTGCACGTCTAAATCTCTTCAGAATGTAAACATTATGTTGACATTTAGAATGATAGAAAAGCAAAAATCGCAATTATACCTTATGAAAGTAGAACTGTATTTATAGtaggattttttaaaaagttatttttgaagTGTTTTGAGTATATTTCAATATAATGCCCAATTATTTACCTTAGTACTCTGGGTCGTAGCCTTCTTGGTTACTTGCTTAGCCTTCTTAGCCTCTTTAGCAGCCctataaaaacagattactcgattaaaatcaaatacattaaaataacttACTATTGAAAAGTGTTAATGTGCCATGTGAGAAAAGAACCCCTGCTGCCCAGAGAACATCACAAGTTTTCTGAACTGAATCGCTAGAGATAAGCATTTTTCCATTCGTTTTGCATGTGATGTCCGACACGTAGCTGGAAGTGGTCTTCTAGCCTGTGGCAATGAGCTGAAGCACTGCTTTACAAaaggtgtcattccaacagagatCTTTGCAGGACATGTATTATCAAACACTAGCTCCTACAATGTTCCACCCCTTAAACCACCATAAATAGATGAAAACCTTatgaaaaacaatttcaaaaattcaacTCTCTCTTCTGCAGCATTATTAAACGAGAATATAAAACTCAAGAGGCATTTTGACTACTTTTACACATAGATTTTAATAAATCAGTCAGACTAAGGATAAAATATGCATGCTATTTTATTGAACCATTGCTTGAGCATTCTTGATATACATATTTCTTTTGGAGATGAGCCACACTGCTTAGGGTGCAGGGGAAGGGGACTTAGGACTGGCTTGGTTTCAGCAAGTTAAGCAGCTGATTAAACTCAACATTAGTAGTGAGaataacaacattttatttttttagcgcctttaaattaaaaatgccaCTCTGAGGTTGGGAAAGAAAAGATTGACTAtgggtttgaatcccatcaaTAGCCACTGCCTATGTGAAGTCTTCACAACTTTCCTTAGTTTGCATGCAATTTCTCTGGCTTTCCTTTCACACCATGAAGATGTGTGTATCAGGGTATTAATTCTAACTAGGCACACTGATAAGATGTGTGTGTGACAGAAGGCATTATGAGCTAGCTCCGCATCTAGAGTTGGTATCTGACTTTTAATCAATGCTGCAAGGATAGGCATCAGTGCCACGTGACTATAATTATATACATCTGAGAATACCAAAATGGTATGTACAAAGATTTCCACAATGAACAACCAGGCACAATCAACACTTACTTGACAAAATAGTTAATCTAAACCAGAAGTCAGGCATCTGCtgaaagtttgttttaaatggtttcatttaaatgaacaataaaaccaCAACTTACTGATTCACCAAGTATCAAGCACCATATATGCCTGGAGGAATGCACaagttattgtttttacaaaagccaAAATTTTCTAGGACTCACAAAACGTACATAACTACAAAACACATTTGTTTCAGTCTATTTAAATAGCAACTTCTAGAAAACTAGTCAGCATTCAAAGCCCTGGAAATGCTAATAACAAAAGTTGGCTGCTTTCCTAAATTATTTCCTCTATGAGCACTACATATGCGTAAAATTTAGTGTGTCTGCGTTTGAAATGATGCATgccaatttaaaacattttgacaaagaACTATGCAACCAGTCATGAAGGTgaaaatttacaatttaaatgcAAGATACACTGTTTTGATACTGGACTAAAACATACCATTGCACTTGGCAATACTGTAGattgtaattaaacatttttaaatctactTAACCTATATAATGCTTAATTTTGTTACAGTAGTTATTCATTTAACTTCTCTACAAACAGTATGTTCCCTGACGAAGAAGGGGGGGGGGAACCACATTTTCTTTACTGGTGACTAAAAATCTGTTTTGAATGTAAACAGTTGAAAACCTGCACAGAAATGCTATTGGTTAAATAGATCAATCCTTTATACATTTCTAATAGTTTATAtaaatttatgtaaataaaatttcatCAAAAATGTAAACAGTGGACTGTTACAATCAACATTCATGAgcacaaaaaaatattaagatatAATCTACTTTTTGTATGGCATAGCATTGGCTGCCAGTTATACCACTATGGGTATAGCTTAGAACAACTTAGGTAGAACTTTCAGATAGTAAACTTGTGACACTATAGTATGTACAGACCAACATCTTCCATCCAACAGTACTTCTTttgtcaggggaaaaaaaaaattaaaaagggccAACAGATGGGCAAAAATCAGTAAACTATCAGCACTACACAACAGCAGTTCTAAAAGAGACATCTGAATGTAAAACTCACTTTGCAGGTGACAACACAACTAAACTCTGCACTGTAAAAAGGCAAAAACCAAAGCACAGAGGCAAAAGGCTAGAGAATTTCAACTAGTTCTTGCCAATTCATGCTGACTCAAAGaaaaagtacaagaaaaaaaatcttaagtatgGATCTATTCTGCCAGGTTTAAACAATACAGGCACAAGTAACTGTATAATGGTGTAggccagtgtttcttaaactatgggtctcCATCTAATTGTGTGGTAAAATTAAGCAAGTTGTCCAAGTGCAAATTCTGTAACAAGTGATAAACCCGCTTAATTATCATACTATTATTGTCAGTGTAGTATGTGAAACAATGATGCTGATGCATCACAGACAGCTTTTGCTTctgaggccaaaaaaaaaaaaaaaaaaattcccacctTGCATTTCACCAGTGAGACAGGACTGGCTGCAAACACTTGAATAAAAATGGGAGAGAGAGGAGGAAATGACGGATGAGCTTATAAGAGGAAGAGACCACCACAGTAGTCtgaaatgttgaaatgaaaaaagcaggtGTGACTCAAGAATGTGCTGACTTTCAGTGTTTTGTGAGAGGTGAGTCAACAGAGTGAGAATATTTAATGTGTCGTGGCAGTGTTTTTATACTAAATGATGTTCCAGTGGTCATGGACAACTGGTTGGTTTCTCATTATGTGTTTGCTTTTACAACAGGCACTGAATTTAAATCAGCAAATGAGGTACTTTGTTTTATGTCAAACATGCCTTGATAAGGAAAAATTCCTTCTTACACTATTTTAAAGTAGTTCTACAGATATTAATCTACTGGTAATGTGAAATGTAAGACCAACTGAGAACTGCAAGAACACTTCAAAATATCAAATAGTGAGACATGCAATAAATATTCAGCACATCAGTcagtagaaaacattttaaattggagTGTTCACTAAATTATTCAGCAAGATTTATCCCTTCACCCATAAGTAGTACGCAAATTGAGTATACGCAAATTGTTTAGGAATAACTTATCTTTTTGGGTTAAGTAaactgttaaacagaaactgtattATTTGAAACTATTCatttgaaaatttttattttttaatgctgttAATAAATCAATGTAGCTGaattaaaaatttttaattatacaaTTTAACAGGTGTCAGATGACACAGTGACCTTTCATTCTATGCCTTCTAAAATCCTCATATCCTTACCAAGCTAAAAGCTAAGCACTTCCATAAGCAGGGACACATTTAAAATCTGTTCTCATTTTGAATTATAGTTGTTTTAGGCTCAAGCTACatgtgctccctgcatggagtctgcatatttTTCCAGTGTGCACGTGGATTTCCACCAACAGTCTAAACACATGCAGcgtaggtgaactggcaatgcttAACTGGCCCTATATTGTGTGTGTTCCTGCAGTGATGGGAATGACATGCTGTTCAGgagttgttcctgctttgcacaccATGGTTTCTGGGATAGGGGTAAGCTGCCCCATCACCCTGCTCTGAATAAACACATTTGGAATATGAATAAACAGAAAATTGCTCTCTTAATATTCACTTCAAAAATTATGacttaaagaaaacatttacttttttattgtgtggccattgttatttgtctCTTTATCATTCTGCTGTCGTAAAGTTAATCATCTTCACTGCTGATTTTCAAATTTGGGTCCTCACAGTAAACCGTTTAATCTCCTTAAAGCATTAAGAGTTGAGCATTACTCAGGCTGTAAACATAGTGCTAAAACCGTTAGTCTTAAGCGTCAATGGGCTAACTGTACAGACGCAGCTTGTGTAAACGTTACACCTGAAAGTTACCTGGACTGTAAATGTGTCAACAGCGTTAGTGCTGAGCATTGCTTGGGAAACTATGTAGGTGTAAGCAACAGGCCTGAGTGTGTTACCCAGGCAAAGGTGCAGACACATCTTGTCCTACCCTCATAATATCTTTCTGCAtattcttctgttgataacccttcttgatgaaattcttcaacaaCATTTGGATAATACGtcatctttaattgggaacttaaagtgaggaaaacgttaaaatttataagagctgagaaagcagaaaacgtctgtcaaaagcattcacatgaatgagaggtgagattacagCGTGCGTGGCTGAAAATGGTTGacaggagggcgtgacttgaataaatctcatggccaaggtctcaactcccgtgacttgaaaaaaatcttccaGAAAGCCTTctcattgcaggatttttttttttattataatagagagatttgtattgttacactttctacacttctgactttatactttttagtatattgcacattttacagtacatgtaactttttcatgcaaaaaaatgcaacatttttacaCGTTTCTtcgagaaaaaaatgtaacgctaataAAGCTACACATACCTGCTATAGTCTATATTTACATGACACAACGAAAGTCTTgatataagtaacatttaaacacAATAACACATCTGAATAAAAAGTTACTGATCAGGCATATCCCTTCACATCATCCATGTACTGAACTGCAAACATACTTTTTTAGCAGGATAATATTCGCTAATTTGAAGATACATTTTTGGAATGGCCAGAAAATTCACcttaatgtagatagatagatactttattaatcccaaggggaaattcacataatgttGTGGCTTTCTCAGTAAACTGATTTGAGAACAGACTCGCCAACAGCTACTGTCTATGTAGATCAATGTGCCAATTTCTGAGTCTATGACTTGACAGATTCAACCTGTTCAGAAATCAAATAAGACTACTTTGCTATTAGTTAGGCATAACTACTTAAATAATTTCAAGGTGCTCAAACAATTAATCTTCTGTAGACACAAACAAGACTCACCGGATTGCCTGTTCCCTTTGGGCTTTGCGCACTTCAGGCTTCTGATTTCTCTTGGCTAGAATTTCTGCCAGTGAGGCACCAGTAATAGCCCTTTGTAACTTCACAACACGACGAGCACGTTTCTTCTGCACCTCTTCCTACCAAACATGACAAATCAAATGTAGGTtggtgtgagtgaggagggtttATAAACATTTTCATGTGACATGAGACTTGAAAACAGATTCATATCTGCACATGTTTTACTATGAATCACCACCATGTCAATATGTGACAATTCTTTACTTGTATATTTAAAGCTGTGTGTTATTGCTTATAATGTATTATAATATaaggtatataatatatacatattatatattacacatgtatataatatatacatcaaATCTCCCAAACCACATTATAGCGTCTTGTACGCCatcttatgtaaatacttttagatgatgaaaaaaatgagtaaaaaattaTTTCCACACaccaaaaatgtttgtgaaagtACAACCATATTTTCCAAGCTTGGTTGACTCAAGAAATATACTTACAGACTGGCCTTTCTTGTGTTTACGTCTATACAAGACAGTCCAGTTGATTTGTCGAGGATTCCTCTTTGCAAGGAATGCCGACTCGCATTTTGCATTCAaaaattggaaaacctttaaaagAACAAAGGTTAATTAAGCAGAACATAGCAAAATCAAGAAATTGTAATGTGCTGACAGTCTTTATTTCCCTTCAGGCACGTTTAGAAAGAGACGTCATCAAGCAGGCAACTATATTGCTTCTCCAATATATTCCTGATACAAATTTTAACCTACTTCCGGTTCACCTTATTTACTATTAAGTATATTCGCAAACAATAgttgtttactttcaaatgcCACTTGGAGAGGATGAATCCTTTATTTGTAACAAGATTTAGAGCAAATATGACGACAACCCAAAACGTCAAACAGACGTGGCTCACTAATCGAACCCGGGCGGTTTAACCCCGCGGTGGGGGTTAAGGGAGAAGATATCTAGCAACTACAAACACTGGCCTGTTCTACACTTTTGACGACAGGCTACTTATTGATTGTCATTTGACGTTCGTAACACGGACTCGCCAAAACCATCCATCAGCTACCGCTTTAACACAAAATATAAGCAACAGAGCATCATACTTGCTCGTGCATACCCCGAACACCAGAGCCAGAAGAATAAAACTTTAAAGACACAGTAACATACTGTACCAAACTTTAATCATAACACATTAAGTAaaactcaaaaaagaaaacaatacatttatgAAATATCTATTTATTAAATTAGCTGAAATCAAATATGCAGCGACTTTGGTTTTACCTTCCCGTCAATCCT comes from the Erpetoichthys calabaricus chromosome 4, fErpCal1.3, whole genome shotgun sequence genome and includes:
- the rpl24 gene encoding 60S ribosomal protein L24 isoform X1, with protein sequence MKVELCSFSGYKIYPGHGRRYARIDGKVFQFLNAKCESAFLAKRNPRQINWTVLYRRKHKKGQSEEVQKKRARRVVKLQRAITGASLAEILAKRNQKPEVRKAQREQAIRAAKEAKKAKQVTKKATTQSTKATSKAAPKQKIAKPMKAQAPRVGGKR